The window ggagagacggagagacggagaacagagagacgaggagcaaagacagagacacagagagacagagagacagagagacggagacacagagagacagagagacagagacacagagagacgagagacagagacacagagagacagagacacagagagacagagagacagaggacacagagagacagagagacagagcacacagagagacagagagacagagacacagaagcagacagagacacagagagacagagagcacggagacaggagagacggagagacggagagacggagagacgctCTTCCCATTGTTCTGCTTTCTACTCTAACTTGTGGCTCACAGCTGAATCAATACATCTAGTCAGGTATCAGTTGAGCTGTTTCTTACTGTATAAGTACTGTATTTCACCCTCACAAACATAGTGTTCATGACGTttccctctttgggtacagcgagcaccatccccctctctctgtctcctacactcaggctgctgGCAACCtccaggtcgtaaattcctggaggagattatctcctcatggccacagtatagagagagagggagttttcatagagagaacaaaggaatttcttccacctcacagaactggaggtCTGAACagtatttatgttctggagaacatataaaagatcggtgaagaatccagctacgaactggtccatttggtacaattttgtgaaactcatgagagacaatacggccacattaccataacgctgtttatacaatagcctcagatatgatatctaattgttgtataagatgaatgaggatgatactgtttgtgaaattgtgtaatgtgatttggactgtttaatgaaggaaactccaattccctttggagtttcaCAAAATCAGAGAACCGCCCacgagcacagttatggtcttgcgtcctgggacaggcccttttctgctcttccgaataaaaccccaacCCAGGTTTTCTATcagcagaccagcttacctcgataacgagagggccaaggtttgagaggagaccatgaacctgagtataagctaaggtttgagtagatggctgaatcttttaaccataccacgtggttaaaatCTTAgcctatcgataccgacagaataagaacaagtctttgatattaattactagtctgcagctaggaattcggtatcattgaacgcgaagaccgacaacagccaaaacatctattctataacgacatgaattaatgtcactctgaactatccatccTAACcacgactgagagagagagagggcggacagactctccaacagaaactaacttctcAACaaagatcccgacgacacactgagcgtaaatatatatatattgattgcagctgttcccgaatgagtgagcgttcatgtgcaaaggattagcatttcaattgttatgattatcactctgtctaacaagccgccatgccggtttagcccactagggcacatccgctatcatttccttgtaaccatatctactgtttgttatgcatttctgtgagtacttagttattaaataaatatttgaagacaattgatgtatggatgactcatagtgaagactgggttcgtgcagataaccaacaatttacgacgtttggaatgagactgacgtgaggtaaataataattcattaattcgaagactaattgatcagatattaaacaaatattataactttgtaatctgaatattttccttggtgccccgacttcctagttaattacagttacatgattaatcagtaattaatcgcgtaatactaattacagagagttatttgataaaaaagtcttcagtttaatgatgccaaagacacgacaatagaTAAACACGATCCTCACCTCTCCGTTTTGTAACGCGGCCCCCAGTACCACCACCGCTCCTGCGTCCATCATGGTAGGCTGGTTGTCGTTCTCATCCAGCACCTTGTCAGGTACAGGCGGGGGTCTGTCCTCCTCCTCGGGCTCCTCTGTGGGGTTCACAGCAGCAGCGATGGTGGCTGAGCGCCTGGTCTCCAGGTCTGCACTGTAACGGCTCTTCTTGTTCAGATTCACTGAGGCGTACTCCACTCCCGCGCACAGGGGCCCCCGTTCTGGGGTGCCGGGGCTTAGGTGGCCGTTgtggagggctggagggttgTTGGGAGGTGGGAGGTGGTTGTGGGAAATTTCATTGTCATCAGGGCTGAGGGGGGACGTAGTACCGTGTCCGTTGGGTAGACCTGCAGCCATGCCTCCTGGATGGTCCTTCAACTCTTTGACTGTCTCGTACAGGGAGTCCTCAACGCTTACGTCCCGGGACGCCGTCAAGTCGCCACCTCTCTCCTTCACCACCTAGTTGAGTTGATTAAGACAGCTGTCTTATGAGGACTTGTCTTCCTGGGTCCATACAGTACAACCATACAAACACAagtcaaataaatacataataacatcaacaacaacaatccCTAATACCTCGTAGGTGCCGTctccagagggagggagaaggggtccGCTGGAAGATCCCATCCCGTTCAGGGCGCTGTTGGGTGGGATGCTGGGCAGCTGGCGGTCCTGGGGACACTTGGAGCTCcgcagctctgactggctggaCAGCATCTCCTCAGAGGGCTGGGGACTGCTGTCCTGGGTGTCTGTCAACACTGGGGGACGATGGATCAATACATTTGAGTTGAGTtcattttaatttaataaaatTTTGTTGAGTTGGGTTGGATTTAATTTAATTGGACACGACAAAGGGAAAagagatggtgtgtgtgcgtggttaTGCTgggttaacagagagagagagtttgagtatGGGGAGCCTCAATCTTAAACAACAACATTGCATCTTTGAAAGCTGCAGTGGACAAATTGGACTAGTCGGCCTGTTCGTTCATAGATCTTATTTGTACCTTGGTTAACTCCTTTAACATTGGTTGTCATGCCAGCGGGCCTAGCATTTGGCATGACAACCAACAAGGGGAGCTGGCTACAACACATACCTGTTACCAGACTGTTAGTGGAACATGCCTCATGGATTAGCCAAGTAAGTAAAGTAAAGAATAGGCTAAATGTAGATGGTCTGTATGCCTAATGAATATTACACTCTTTTATAAAGTCATGAATGAAATGGcaacaaacaataaacaacaggtgcagacgtggtcgtgtgtgtgtgtgtgttacctgtaccACTGGTTAGTGGGCCGTTGTGTGAGCTGCTCACCAATAGGTCAGTCCCTGGGCTGTCCACAGACTGACTACCGGtaaatgtctctctctcagacacctGTAGAACGACAAAGACTGGGTTAGGATGGGGATATGTGGCTTATTATAaacacaggtctaggatcagttttaccCTGTGTGGTCCTGTGTGGTTCAGTTAGTACACATACTACAAATATATGCACATGCTGTActataagtcactttggataagtggagtcatatacattatatatacagtaccagtcaaaagtttggacacacctactcattcaagggtatttctttatttgtactattttctacattgtagaataatagtgaaaacatcaacaccatgaaataaaacatatggaatcatgtagtaaccaaaaaagtgttaaacatatcaaaatatatttgagattcttcaacgtagccaccctttgccttgatgacagctttgcacactcttggcattctctcaaccagattcacctggaatgtttttccaacagtcttgaaggagttcccacatatgctgagcacttgttggttgcttttccttcactctgcggtccaactcatcccaaaccatctcaattaggttgaggtcaggtgaatgtagaggccaggtcatctgatgcagcactcccatcactctctttcttggtcaaatagcccttacacagcctggaggtgtgttgggccattgtcctattgaaaaacaaatgatagtcccactaagcgcaaaccagatgggatggcgtatctctgcagaatgctgtggtagccatgctgggtaagtgtgccttgaattctaaataaattacagacagtgtcaccagcaaagcacccctacaccatcacacttcctcctccatgtttcacggtgggaaccacacatgcagagatcatccgttcacctactgcagcagaggtaactctgggtcttcctttcctgtggcggtcctcatgagagccagtttcatcatagcgcttcatggtttttgagactgcacttgaaatgttccagattgactgacctccatgtcttaaagtaatgatggactgtcatttctctttgcttatttgagctgttcttgtcataatatggactcggtcttttaccaaatagggctatcttctatatacccatcctaccttgtcacaacacaactgattggctcaaacgcattaagtagaaaataaattccacaaattaacttttaacatggccCACCTgtacattgaaatgcattccaagtgactacctcatgaagctggttgagagaatgc of the Salvelinus sp. IW2-2015 unplaced genomic scaffold, ASM291031v2 Un_scaffold2968, whole genome shotgun sequence genome contains:
- the LOC112075061 gene encoding LOW QUALITY PROTEIN: phosphoprotein associated with glycosphingolipid-enriched microdomains 1 (The sequence of the model RefSeq protein was modified relative to this genomic sequence to represent the inferred CDS: inserted 1 base in 1 codon; deleted 2 bases in 1 codon), with the protein product VSERETFTGSQSVDSPGTDLLVSSSHNGPLTSGTVLTDTQDSSPQPSEEMLSSQSELRSSKCPQDRQLPSIPPNSALNGMGSSSGPLLPPSGDGTYEVVKERGGDLTASRDVSVEDSLYETVKELKDHPGGMAAGLPNGHGTTSPLSPDDNEISHNHLPPPNNPPALHNGHLSPGTPERGPLCAGVEYASVNLNKKSRYSADLETRRSATIAAAVNPTEEPEEEDRPPPVPDKVLDENDNQPTMMDAGAVVVLGAALQNGELDFPLSTSPWRDNPVVSESELSDMYSMVGKPGLDVEEKESDYSSIADIKGLXPEYSSSDLYATVSDIYPAQRGGVRPPGTPTESIEPGYEIIHIPKTDSGEDLGLNQVQEPDYESVGELALGLNRESSRL